From Thalassophryne amazonica chromosome 5, fThaAma1.1, whole genome shotgun sequence:
acatcatttgcaacactgcatgatgatttaccctcttttaagagtttgataatcctctccttgtttcaattcacatctctcgtgttggagccatgattcatgtcagtccacttggtgcaacagctctccaaggtgtgatcactcctttttagatgcagactaatgagcagatctgatttgatgcaggtgttagttttggggatgaaaatttacagggtgattccatattcctcagaattgagtgagtccatattttttccctctgcttggtctaaaaaagggaaccgttactgactgccacaattatttttcctgatttcttatagtgttcttaaagccagaaagttgccatttgaaatgactttagtttgtgtcatgtctgtgatctgctttttttctacaaaattaaacaactgaatgaacatcctccgaggccggttattccataattattgccaggggttgtaaaagacacctatccacagtctCAAAGAGTCagaccaaactcaaccatggccaagaccaaagagctgttgaaggacaccaggaataaAATTgttgacctgcaccaggctgggaagagtgaatctacagcaGTCAAGCAGgtaggtgtgaataaatcaactgtgggagtaattgtaagaaaatggaagacatacaagaccagggGGTGAAGCTCCTGTGTTTTAGGCAAAATTAAGCCTTATTTTGGGAGCCTACCAGACACTTGGGGGGGGGAGATCAGGAATACTTGTGATATTCCATAACTGTAGAATTTTATCCAGCTCAGCTACACACGCTCAATTCAGTTGGTTCAGACAAAAATCAGTGAAAACGAACTTGTCAACTTTATTTTTAAAGATTACAAAAAGGATgtcaataacagtaataataaattataaacatattttttaagtAGAATCTGGCTAATATTaagtgcaaacaaacaaacaaacaaaacaaaaaaaaaactattcatgtcTTCAAAATTGTGGTTTTAAGGGGTGTGGGGGGGGGCGTTTCCCACCCCTCACCCCTTTAGGTCCACATCCAAGACCTGCACAGTCTGTGTGCAAGCGGCAGAACAGATGAGAAAGCGGTTTCACTGGCTGTTTTTAATCACAAGTCAATCAAACAGTGAGATAGACGCACATGGTTGATTATCTAAAAGAGactgtgtatttaaagtgaagcagtatgTTCATgttcatgtattttttaaaaacacagtgCTGTGTGCTGGTCCCTGCAGCAAACACTGGCAGCTCGCTCCACCTTGCGGTTAAAGTGAGAGGAAGTGCGCACTTTTTTAGTAATCAAGTTCAACTGACGAATGCCTTTATCAGGCCGATTCTTATTGGATTCAGAGTTTTGATCCATGCAGCTACAGGGCGCACAGCAAATTTATCAATACCACTTTTGAGGAATTCAGCTGTGATCTGTGACACTACTACTGCAGGTACAAGCACGTGTTTCATTTGAACTCTATTGTGGTAGTGTACAGAAGAACATTTCGCAGTGTGTTCCCATTTCTAAAtatactcagcaaaaatataaacgcaacacttttggttttgctcccatttcgtatgagatgaactcaaagatctaaaactttttccacatacacaatatcaccatttccctcaaatattgttcacaaaccagtctaaatctgtgatagtgagcacttctcctttgctgagataatccatcccacctcacagttgtgccttagactgcccacaataaaaggccactctgaaaggtgcagtttttaatcacacagcacaatgccacagatgtcgcaagatttgagggagcgtgcaattggcatgatgacagcaggaatgtcaaccagagctgttgctcgtgtattgaatgttcatttctctaccataagccgtctccaaaggcgtttcagagaatttggcagtacatccaaccagcctcacaaccgcagaccatgtgtaaccacaccagcccaggacctccacatccagcatgttcacctccaagatcgtctgagaccagccactcggacagctgctgaaacaatcagtttgcataaccaaagaatttctgcacaaactgtcagaaaccgtctcagggaagctcatctgcatgctcgtcgtcctcatcggggtctcgacctgactccagttcgtcgtcgtaaccgactttagtgggcaaatgctcacattcgctggcgtttggcatgttgaagAGGTGTtctttcacggatgaatcccggttcacactgttcagggcagatggcagacagcgcgtgtggcgttgtgtgggtgagcggttttctgatgtcaatgttgtggatcgagtggcccatgttggcggtggggttatggtgtgggcaggcgtctgttatggacgaagaacacaggtgcattattgatggcattttgaatgcacagagataccatgatgagatcctgaggcccattgttttgCCATACatcgaagaacatcacctcatgttgcagcaggataatgcacggccccatgttgcaaggatctgtacacaattcttggaagctgaaaatgtcccagttcttgcatggccggcatactcaccggacatgtcacccattgagcatgtttgggatgctctggaccggcgtatacgacagagtgtaccagttcctgccaatatccagcaacttcgcacagccattgaagaggagtggaccaacattccacaggccacaattgacaacctgatcaactctatgcgaagaagatgtgttgcactgcatgaggcaaatggtggtcacaccagatactgactggtatcccccccaataaaacaaaattgcacctttcagagtggccttttattgtggacagtctaaggcacctgtgcactaatcatggtgtctaatcagcatcttgatatggcacacctgtgaggtgggatggattatctcagcaaagaagaagtgctcactatcacagattttgactggttgtgaacaatatttgagggaaatggtgatattgtgtatgtggaaaacgttttagatctttgagttcatctcatacaaaatgggagcaaaaccaaaagtgttgcctttatatttttgttgagtgtacttatgtacatgcctGTATAAACATTCTTTTAACTTTGCTCTGTGATCTTGGCCTTTAAATGACTTTTCTGAAGTCAAAATCACTCTGTCCTTAGCTGACCCACATTTATTCTACCATGTTTGATCTAAATCTGAACAAAACCCTTCCAGGACTGTAAACGATACCTCTGCATACACCACTGTGGGGGGTAATGAAAACTTTGTCCATGTCCAAATATATGTGGATTTAACAGATTTATGCAAAATTGGTAACCAGAGCTGTCAATCAATTTTAGAACAGACAGCCCTCATGTTTGCACAAACAAATAAGCAGACAGAGACAGTTCAGATGAATACATGCAGAATGGAAGTTCACACTGACCGTCCCAGCTGAGACCCTGCAGTCCGTCTCTCAACAGTTTACAGTCACAGTTGAACCTCCAGGCTTCATACATCACCTCATTCAGCTTCTCCTCGTTTTCTcctacacaaacaaaaaaaaaaccttcagtttaGAAGCGTTTTTGTTTATGTTGGGGAGGTGATACTCATCACCTATCCTGCCACCTTACCTACTTATATACAGAGTATCCATTCATCTTCAAAAACTCTTTAATGCATCCAATAAAAGTTATGCATCAGTGTTGCTGTTGAATCCAGAGTGGGCTGACTCACCAGCTTGTGGTAATATGCATTGTGCAATGACATCTCTGAGTTTTTCCAGCGCTACATTGGAATCTTCCCGTCCATTCTCAGTTTCATGAATAAAGAAACTGTCACTGGGCTTCGGACTGAAACACAAACCACAATATACATAAaacaaattttaaattttttacaAGTTCCCCTGAAACCCATAAGGCTGATTAGTACATGGAGTATACGGTCATGAAGAGAAAGATTTTTAAAAGACTTGTACCCTAATAATTTGCGCTTCCTGAGGATTGGGTTGTTGACAGAGTTCAGGGGTTTCAGACTAACATTCTGATCCTGGATCCTCATGTTGGCAAGCTGCTCTGCATGGGCCTGCTGGATTCCAGCAACTACCGCCTGAGGGTGGACAGGATGAACACAAAGAATCTTATATGTTGCAACAAATCAACAATGGTGTCTAGTGGTAGTGGTCAACTGAGTCAAGAACATTCGCATAAATTTATAACGTTTTATTTGTTTATGGCTTAGACAAGATCAAAGAAATACTAGATTTAGCATATTTAATTTCCCACCAACCTTGTCCATCATTATCGCAGCAGAAGGCAGCACATTGTCAAGGGCTTCAGTGCAGTTTAGCCAAGGGTGAGCCAAGACTCCTTCAATAGTCAGCCTCTCCTCTGGCTTCACCTTCAGCAGCCTAGAAGAGTGAATTGAAGATCAGGGCAGGAAGCACAAAGTTTGGAAACAAAATGAAGTATACAACAGTAAGCTTCACGGAGGGATGGGACGAATAAAATGACAAGTGGAGAGAAGCAGAATGACTTCAGAAAATTATTGGGGAAGCAGAAGAAAGAACAAGAGACATAAAACAATTCTCTCCCACTCCTGATTTAACATGCAAAAAATCATTTTACTTGAACTAAAGGTCAGTTTGTGTCATAAGAAATTTTGATACAGTTTACATAAAGCTACAAGATGTTACATGATAAGCTATCCAGAAGCGATCACATGGAAAAGACATTACTTTCGCACAATGTCCTTGGCCATCTCAGAGATCTGGCTCCACTCGTCTTCAGGAAAGTCGAAGCTGCCTGTCATAATCTTTTTCCTCATGTCCTTGGGGATGGTGCGACTGTGGTGCTTGGAATAAAAGGGAGGATAGCCGCACAGCATTACGTAGATGATCACACCAAGAGACCACAAGTCACAGCTCTGGAGACACATAAGGATGGACGTAACAGAGCATTAGAAATTATATTTTATGCAAGAAACctagaaaagtccacaaaaatgacTTAAATGAGATCAACAGACTTGTGATAGGAAAGTCACAGAAGCTCAGAGTGGTTGGTTCAACAGGTGTGATTCTTACCTTGTTATAGGTATAAGGAGTGGGTGAGGTAGGTATAATTCCAGACTTTTCCTTCTGGTGTCTTCTTTGAGCCTCAAGTACCTGGTTAAAAACAATATGAAGAGGAACATATAGGAGCAATATGGGATTAGTTTTAACACTGCTTCATACAGAATGTTCACAAGTAGAAAACGAGCCTTACAGCATGTTGCAGTGTAGAGGTTTTTCCAAGTGAAACGGTATTTTCTATGAATATTTGGTCTTTTAAAATTCAGTTTGGCAAACACTGTCACAGGACAACCACAAAGATTCAGAACTGTACACCAATCATGGaaaatttctttgttttattgCTGTTATTGGCCCAACCTCTTCAAAACAAACCAGAGATCTGTGATGAAGCTCAGACAATGATGCTCACTGCTCTGCTATAATAGTTGCTTGCAAGTATTCTATATTGGTGGTAGTAAATCTcaaaacaactgaattaacaaaCCAGCCAACCTCTGTACATGTAACTGACAAATGTGatatattaaacaacaacaaaaaaaccctccaATTTTCTCCCCTTTAACATGATGGACCAGAAGTATTTACTTTTTGACACAATCATATGGTGTGAGGCCACTGTGTGAAGTCTCACTGACATCCAAATGGTTTAGGAGTTGCACTTACAAGATTCGTAGAAAGATGGAAAGACGAACTGACAGACAAGGTGATtcagataccccccccccccacacacacacacacacacacactttcttctTGTAATAATTTCTATAATAAACCTTTTGTAATAATGTGGTTAAAATGTAAtgtgtgtacatatgtatgtGGGTTCTGTGTGA
This genomic window contains:
- the LOC117510765 gene encoding MAP kinase-activated protein kinase 5-like, encoding MLCAKHPNIVQILEVYANSVQFPHESSPRARLLIVMEMMEGGELFHRISQHRHFTEKMASEVTKQISQALEHCHSLNIAHRDLKPENLLFKDNSLDAPVKLCDFGFAKIDQGDLMTPQFTPYYVAPQVLEAQRRHQKEKSGIIPTSPTPYTYNKSCDLWSLGVIIYVMLCGYPPFYSKHHSRTIPKDMRKKIMTGSFDFPEDEWSQISEMAKDIVRKLLKVKPEERLTIEGVLAHPWLNCTEALDNVLPSAAIMMDKAVVAGIQQAHAEQLANMRIQDQNVSLKPLNSVNNPILRKRKLLGPKPSDSFFIHETENGREDSNVALEKLRDVIAQCILPQAGENEEKLNEVMYEAWRFNCDCKLLRDGLQGLSWDGQCELPFCMYSSELSLSAYLFVQT